One Bacteroidota bacterium genomic window carries:
- a CDS encoding Crp/Fnr family transcriptional regulator, with the protein MDEILTAAQKLFDGIKRHSNLTPECEAMIASRLSKKVIKRKQYFIHEGQVAKSAAFVISGCLRSFSIDENGFEHILQFAPQNWWITDMYSFISEKESFLNINALDDSEVLILTRRDQIELFDKVPALERYFRIITENSLVNSHRRLLDNLALPAKDRYLKFCQVYPTLVNTLPQKQIAQYLGITPEFLSKVRSEALRER; encoded by the coding sequence ATGGATGAGATTTTAACAGCAGCACAGAAATTATTCGACGGTATAAAAAGACACTCCAATCTGACTCCCGAGTGCGAAGCCATGATAGCCTCCCGGCTGTCAAAGAAGGTTATAAAAAGGAAACAGTATTTTATTCATGAGGGACAGGTAGCCAAATCAGCGGCTTTTGTAATCAGTGGATGTCTCCGCTCTTTTTCGATTGATGAGAACGGTTTCGAGCATATCCTGCAGTTCGCTCCCCAAAACTGGTGGATAACGGACATGTACAGCTTCATTTCCGAAAAGGAAAGTTTCCTGAACATCAATGCCCTCGATGATTCCGAAGTGTTGATTCTCACCCGTCGCGACCAGATCGAGCTTTTCGATAAAGTCCCGGCTCTCGAAAGATATTTCAGAATCATCACCGAAAACTCCCTCGTAAACAGTCATCGCCGGCTGCTGGACAATCTTGCCCTCCCCGCAAAAGACAGGTACCTGAAGTTCTGTCAGGTCTACCCCACTCTCGTGAATACTCTCCCTCAAAAACAGATCGCACAATATCTCGGAATTACCCCCGAATTTTTGAGCAAAGTAAGAAGTGAAGCTTTAAGGGAGAGGTGA
- a CDS encoding T9SS type A sorting domain-containing protein codes for MKKYVLHFFVITVLSVSTLFAQGQPTLPFDFENGTLNYTFTDFGGGLATRVANPAPGGINTTGFVGKMIKNAGDPWGGSWIAMAGNIDFSVNKIFKVKVYMPRIGARLLLKVENATNGGIAFEMQDTGTVANAWEELTFDFSTINTANTYAKMVFIFDLGTVGAGGAEYTYYFDEIRLVQGGGGPTLTQMNLPVTWDDPTVNYGVVGFEGAEQSSIIADPNNASNKVVKVIKTATAQPWAGTTVTAVTGGQQTGFSAKVPFTANEKRMNVRVYSPHAPIQVRLKVEDYQNGGVSCETEATLSIANSWQTLVFDFGYPAPGTATLDLNAYLNKASIFFNFGVNGATAGEKTYYFDDVRFGVDFVPVELTSFTANANGSSVDLNWATASETNNKGFEIQRSVNNTDFATVAFVEGKGTSTSTSNYAYSDAVQPGKYTYRLKQIDYNGSFEYSNAIEVDLAPSSFSLDQNYPNPFNPSTVIRFNLPVSGFVTLAVYNSMGEMVGQLLSKDLSAGSHDVSFNAANLPSGTYFYRLNSGDFTATKKMQLIK; via the coding sequence ATGAAAAAGTATGTCCTTCATTTTTTTGTAATCACAGTGCTCTCAGTAAGCACCCTCTTCGCACAGGGTCAGCCAACCCTCCCCTTCGATTTTGAAAATGGCACCCTCAACTACACATTTACTGACTTTGGCGGCGGTCTGGCTACCAGAGTTGCAAACCCGGCTCCGGGGGGAATCAATACCACAGGATTTGTCGGCAAAATGATCAAAAATGCCGGTGACCCCTGGGGTGGATCATGGATAGCAATGGCTGGCAATATCGACTTTTCTGTCAATAAAATATTCAAAGTAAAAGTTTACATGCCAAGAATTGGAGCAAGACTCCTGCTTAAAGTTGAGAACGCCACTAATGGTGGGATTGCATTCGAAATGCAGGATACCGGCACTGTCGCAAATGCATGGGAAGAACTAACCTTCGATTTCTCAACTATTAATACTGCCAACACCTACGCTAAAATGGTCTTCATTTTCGATCTTGGTACAGTTGGTGCAGGTGGTGCAGAATACACATACTACTTTGACGAAATCAGACTCGTTCAGGGTGGTGGCGGACCAACACTTACTCAAATGAATCTCCCTGTTACCTGGGATGATCCAACCGTCAACTACGGTGTTGTCGGTTTTGAAGGTGCTGAACAGTCAAGCATTATCGCCGATCCAAACAATGCTTCCAACAAAGTTGTCAAAGTCATCAAGACTGCAACCGCTCAACCCTGGGCAGGAACAACAGTTACTGCAGTTACCGGCGGACAGCAGACAGGTTTCTCTGCAAAAGTGCCTTTTACTGCAAACGAAAAAAGAATGAATGTAAGAGTTTACTCACCACACGCTCCGATTCAGGTAAGACTGAAAGTTGAAGATTATCAAAACGGTGGTGTCTCATGCGAAACTGAAGCAACCCTCTCCATCGCAAATTCATGGCAGACACTTGTTTTCGATTTTGGATACCCTGCTCCGGGAACTGCAACCCTCGATCTCAACGCCTATCTTAATAAAGCTTCCATCTTCTTCAATTTTGGAGTTAATGGCGCAACTGCGGGTGAAAAAACCTATTATTTTGATGATGTAAGATTCGGCGTCGATTTTGTACCTGTAGAACTCACTTCCTTCACCGCCAATGCAAACGGCTCCTCCGTTGATCTTAACTGGGCAACCGCAAGTGAGACCAACAACAAAGGTTTTGAAATTCAGAGAAGTGTAAACAACACTGATTTCGCTACCGTCGCTTTTGTAGAAGGAAAAGGAACATCAACCTCAACTTCAAACTATGCCTATTCAGATGCAGTTCAGCCGGGTAAATATACCTACAGACTGAAACAAATCGACTACAACGGCAGTTTTGAATATTCAAACGCAATCGAAGTTGATTTGGCTCCATCATCCTTTAGTCTCGATCAGAACTATCCAAATCCATTCAATCCTTCAACAGTTATCAGATTCAATCTCCCTGTCTCAGGATTTGTTACCCTCGCAGTTTACAACAGCATGGGCGAAATGGTCGGACAGCTCCTTAGCAAAGATCTCTCAGCCGGATCACATGATGTCTCCTTCAATGCTGCAAATCTTCCAAGCGGTACATATTTCTACCGTCTGAATTCAGGAGACTTCACTGCCACAAAGAAAATGCAATTAATTAAATAA